In the genome of Yarrowia lipolytica chromosome 1B, complete sequence, the window CAAGCACGGTTGGCCAGGCAACGGCGCTCCCAATAATTTTAGGGGTTATGCAAGATCTCTTATTGTTTGTCGCATAATAACACCACACTCCAAATATAGCATCGCAATGCAAGGCGAAATGACTACTGGAGTGGTACGTACTGGTACTTATTGAACAGTTgaatacagtatgtaccaaTATATTTACACGGACAAGTGACCGTAAGAGTCGGGGTCGCGTTTAATGAAATCCTTTCTTTTGTATACAGTATGAagaagtacagtatttgcTCCGCATCCCAATTGACTCTACTGTAATGGCCTAAATCCTGTCGAAACGTGAGATATTATCTTGGTTGTGCGTACGGTAGGCAACTTGTGAGATGTTTTGGTTCCCGAGGCGAGGCAACGTGCTTGTTTGAACAAGCTACGAGCATAAACTGCACCGGTTAAAGCTTGCTAGCAACTTGTGGCTTATTCAGCACGCCGACTACGCAAAAAATATTGGCATTGCCATCACCCAGAATCGAACTGAGGTTTCCACGGCCACAACGTGGTGTACTAACCACTATACTATGATGGCGGACTTTTATTAATTTGGAATCCGTGATAACTGCTATCCAAAgaatgaaaaaaattgcCGCCGAAAGCGTTTAACACGTCCTAATGTGTTTATATGATTTCCAGCTATTGGATTTTATACATAACAACCCGGTTAGTTACGTTTACTCCCTTTACGACGTACCTTATCGCCACACCTCAGCCTTCCCACCTAGATTTTCAAACTCAAACTTGAGGTCCATCCACCACCTACAGCACTTATCGAGAGGTATTAACCCAACAACCACCCACACAAATGGCTACCGTGGACTTTTTATCCAAGGCGCTAGAAATTGTGCGCAAGGCGATCGAGGCCGACAACGCAAGCAAGTACGAGGAGGCACACGAATTGTATGTCAACGGACTGGACTACTTCATCAAGGCAATCAAGTACGAGAAGAAccccaagtccaaggagctgctgcgacAGCGAATCACAGAGTATTTTTCTCGGGCAGAGCAGCTGAAGGAACATCTCGACAAGCAAAAAAGCAAGCCTGCAGCCCAAGCGGCAAAAcagggaggaggagccaaCGGCGGGGCCGGATCTGGAGACGACGACAATGATaccaagaagctgcgaGGAGCTTTGGCTGGAGCCATCCTTAATGAAAAGCCCAACGTTAAATGGGAAGATATTGCTGGTCTGGAGGCAGCCAAGCAAGCTCTAAAGGAGGCAGTCATCTTGCCCGTCAAATTCCCTTATCTCTTCACTGGCAAGCGAAAGCCCTTGTCTGGTATTCTGCTGTATGGACCCCCCGGTACCGGAAAGTCGTACCTGGCCAAGGCAGTGGCGACCGAAGccaactccaccttctTTTCCGTTTCATCCTCCGACCTTGTGTCCAAGTGGATGGGTGAATCTGAACGACTGGTGAAGCAATTGTTTGCCATGGCCCGAGAGAACAAGCCCAGTATCATTTTCATCGATGAGGTCGACGCTCTGTGTGGACCTCgaggagagggagagagtGAGGCGTCACGACGAATCAAAACAGAGCTGCTGGTCCAGATGAATGGAGTGGGTAACGACGCTAGTGGCGTTCTCGTTCTGGGTGCCACCAACATTCCCTGGCAGCTGGATGCCGCTATTCGACGACGTTTTGAGCGACGAATCTATATTGCCCTACCCGATGCCGAGGCCAGAGCCCGTATGTTTGAGATAAACGTCGGGAACACCCCTTGTGCACTGACTCAGAAGGATTTCCGAACTCTGGCTGAGATGACCGACGGATACTCGGGTCATGATGTGGCAGTGTCTGTCCGAGACGCCCTGATGCAACCAATCCGAAAAATCCAGGAAGCAACGCATTTCAAACCTGTGGAGATCGACGGCGTGACTAAGTATACCCCCTGTTCTCCTGGAGACCCCCAGGCAACCGAGCTCAACTGGATGGAACTGGAGGACGGAACAGTTCTGGAGCCCGAGCTGACTCTCAAGGACTTCATCAAGGCTGTAAAGTCCACTCGACCAACCGTCAACAACGACGACATTACTCGTCATGAAGACTTCACCAACGATTTTGGCCAGGAGGGTAATTAGCATCGGAGCAGCGAATAACTAACGTTTGTCACGCATATATTAAGTAGATAGTTAATGAGATGATATGACCAGATTGTGTTAGTGCGACTTGTAatctactacttgtagtacgTGGAGACTCAATTCATTATTAATGCTGCATTACTTTATGTTCTATAGACATGTCTATTCCTTGCCAGGCTATAACTCCTCCCTCAAAGAAGGCTCGATTCTGGTACAAATGTCGACGAATCGTTCAAGGTACTGTTCTCGAGTCTTTCGACCCGTCCAGAACATGCACCACTCGCTACCGGGGATCTTGAAACTGCCCTTCGACCGGTCAAAGTACCACTTGTTCACGGGGTTGTTCTTTCGAGATCGCCACAGCAGCTCGTTGGGGAACTGAGACATGACCATACCCTTGAAAACCACATCTGCTACCGACGAAGAGCCCTGGGACCGTTTCAGAACGGCAAACTTATCAAGATACGCCACTTGGTTGGGGTTAAGAGGCACGGCATCTCCCAGTTTCTGATACAGAGGCGGCGAAGGAAGGGGGATACCTGCTGCATAGGCCGCAGCTGCCTCGGCAGCTGCTCGATCGGCAGCATCTCGATCCTCCTGGGCCTTGACTGGGTCAATGTCTTCCCATGTGATGATAGCTGCTCCCTCGTAGTCTCCAGCAATGATGATACCTGCGATTTTGCCGTTGACTCGGTTGAGATAATGCTGTTTGTCGATTCGTCGTCCAAAGGAGTCTTCAATCAGATGCCACAGACGGTCCAGATCAATGTTGCCTTTCTCGTGCTCAGTGATGAGGTTCAGGCCTTTGTCAGACTTGAGTGTAATGACAGGCATACCCTCACGCAGAAGAGTGGTTTCTAGAGTGGGagtcttcttgagctccacaGGTAGAGAAGGCGAAATCACAGGTCGGTCTGTGAGAACGTTATAAATGATGGGGTTTCGTCCTACTGAGGGAATGGCCGCCACAGCAGGAGTAGTAATGAGACCGGAAGCTGTAGGAGGCAGAAATTTGAGGGCTTTGTGCatggccttgaggttggcCAGATGTACTTCACGCTGAGCAGGAGGAATGAAACCCATGTGCAGCTCGGCAGCAATGTCCGATAGTTCCTGTTTGAGGTTGACAAAAACATGGGCTCCTGATCTCTCAACGGAGGGAATGCCACCCAAGGGGTCCACGAAAATAATCTTTTCCACCGACAGAATGTTTGCTGGTACTTCGGCCAGCTTCTGAGTGAGGAAATGCACCACGTCGTCCGCCATAACGAGCTTTTCCTCGGAGGTAACGTCGTCGTAAGCTAGGGGAGCCAGAACAGGCACTTTTCCATGCGACAAAGGATGCATGAGCATCTGGGGCATGGCCAGCCGAAGACCCTTCTTGTTCATGGAGAAGAGTCCCTCAATAGGCCGTGCTCCAACGTCTGGACTAGCCGCATCGATGGCATCCGAGATCTTGAACACCTTTTGCAGAATGAGCTTTTGGTAATGTCTGAAGGGCTTGTTGTCGAGCTTGAGGAAGTCGTTTCGGGCCTTGCCTGCGTCAACTACGACAATAGGCGACACACCCAGACGCGACAGTCGAGCAATGGTTTCTCCCATCTGAGCAATGAGATCATCCTCGATTGACTTGATGTCTCTGATCTTGATAATGGCTACTCGCAGAGTGCCTTCCGAGTCGCCCAACAAACCCTCTGGGGCATGGCCTGTCAGattctcaatctccttgttgtcctGTTCCTTGCCAACTCCCAGTAGTCTCTGGACCAGTCcctctttcttcttctgcagctccacACCCGTCAATGGTGCGTATCGTGAAATATACGTCTTGGCCTCTCGCTTGGTTGCTGCCGACTGAAGCACGGAGAGAATGAGATCTTTGGCCTCATTAGACGACTTGGCGGCTGGAGGGATCGCAGTTTTCGTGGGTGTCTTGGTCGTGTATGAGTGCCACCCGCGTGATACACAAGTACCGGCTGTTATTCGAGAAGATCTGAGCATGGTGTGTTATGTGTGACTGTGTAttgcagcagcttctggcGATGTATTTTCTTAAAGCACTACGAAGAGCTGCTTATTGCGGGGACGTGCTATCTGCATGATTGAGTTCTTGGGCGGTAAAAATGTACTTTTCCAGTGGACTATTTTTTGCCGAGGGTAGTACACTGTAGATACCATGAGAATATATAGCCTAGAAGGCACTCTGGCTACTTTTAACACAATAAAGACTGTTAACTATTGACATATCACCTCTAGCCAAGTGCAATTACCTGTATCCATGTCTGTATGTCTTTATATGCATGTCGGGTCCGGTCCTCCCGGGCTCAAAGTGCTATTTGTAGATTGGAAGAGTTGCTGATACATGAACACACATGATATAGATAAAAGTCGCTGATAGCGATGCGAGGAAATTTCTGCGATCGTGTGTGTTCCAGTGTGTTTCTGATGCTATTTACGTCAAGTGCTGTTAAAACTGTTTTGGATATTACTTCTACTGACTCACTTATCGCCGAAGTTAGGCCGACACGGCTGAGTGGAGAGCTACTTGTTGGTAAGCACGACAACTAGAGACAGGGGAGCAACAGCAATGACCATATAACaacgagtacttgtactgtatgatACTACGAGTATAACACCTACATTGTACTAAGTGTAGCGAGATTGTAATATGCTTAGCTAGGAAAATGTACTCAATCATTTTATATACGAGACCGGTTAAAATTTCACAATAAATATCTATACAggtgtattttttttttttagtgCGCGAATCTGAAATCCAGACGTCGGTTTCCTCGATCCTTGGTGGTACGCAGATAGGCCACCTGTTCTTCCTTGGTCATGGCAGCCCATTTCTTGTCTCGGTAGTTGTTAACCGACACATAGTATATCTTGACCAGGATGAGCAGAACGATGCATGCAATATTGATGGCAAACAACTGAGTGTTTCCTCGCTTGTAGAGAGGCTTGTCGTCGTTTCGGTAGATGTTGGTTGCCATGACATTTCCAGCCTGAACACACATGTTGTACATGGCTGAAGCTACTGTTCGGGTCGACACAGTGTTGGAGTTACGCGAGGTCCAAGCCACCACAATGGCGTGGACGTAGGGGTATCCAAGCAACACTGTGGTGACTGCCCAGGTGCCCCAAATGTCGATTTGTGCTCCACTCCAGAATCTCAGAATCGCAATGCAGGGAAGAATCCAGAGAGGCTGGGCCAAACAAACCAGAGCTCGCTCGTTGAGCACTTCCGACATTTTGGTaaccaacagcagcatgcacagctccagagcaaGATAGGGAATGGTCAACaagttggtgttgaaggtTGAGAAACCGAGATGTCGGAGATTGAGGGTCATGTAAGAGGCGACGGGTGTAGGAGGAATGTACAACATGATACCAATGGCGTAGATCGGCCACAGGTGGTAGTCGCAAAGACAAGTCCATAGCTTCTTGGGGGTGATGGCAGCTCGGTTATGCATGTCTCCCTTGTAGGGGTCGTCTCGAAGGACTCGGTTGACAACAATCAGCTCTTCTCGTTCGGTGAACCATCCCTTCTTTCGGAACCAGGTTTTGGTCTGGGCGGCGGACGCAGGCATCTTGAAGTACGATGCAACACCAATGCAAAATGTGATCAGACCTTCGATGAGAAACAGCCATCTCCATCCTTCCTGGATAGCGTCAGTCTTGATACGCAGCAGACCGAACGCAAGTAGAGACGTGAGGATTTGAGTCAGAATGTAGGCGGCCCAGAAAAAGCCCAAGCGGATAGGCAGTTCTTTGGAGGTATAGAAGTAGGAGAGCCACAGAACAAGATCAGGAATGAAACCTCCCTCAAGAATACCCATGAGGGATCTCAGGGCCAGGTAGGGGCCTCGGCTCtgaacagcagcttggcaACAAGCAACAATACTCCACAGAACCATCTGAGTGGGCACCCATCTATCGGGTCCTAGTTTCTTAGAAACCAGCTGCGAGGGAATTTCGGCGCACATGAATGACAGAAGGAAAATTGTCTGACCGTAGTTGTAATCGTTAGTGTCCATACCTAGGTCGCCGAGAATACCGTCAGATAGGGCCTGACCAATGTTACCACGATCAATCTGCAGACCAGCAAACATGATACATGCCCAGAAACAAACGTACCAGTCGAGTTTCCTGACTAgtttcttttcctccttaGTTTCCCATTCAAAGTCCGGCTTGAATAGGTGCCTGCATTCGTATTCAGCGTCTTCGTACAGTTCGGCGAAGTGTTCTGCGATCTTTTTGTTCTCAAAGATATTTCGTCGGTTCTTGGAGTTTGTTCCAGCTCCGTTGttgaccagcagctcctggagACGCTCTTCATCGAGGTCGTCGATAGAGCCACTGTACTCATGCACCGACCCGTTGAGAGGGGAACCCCCCTTGGTCTCGTTGTAGGAATATTCGGGGCTGTCTGAAGGAGACGAGATGTCCGAGGCGTCGGCAAGGTCGTGCTTTTCAGGCATGATTgaggtgaagatggagtCGATCCATCATTCCGTCCGACAGCCTGCTTTATATAACCATTACCGTGCTCTTTGATCTGTGGCTGTCCGCCACACCGCTGAGCCAATATGAGGCTGACTACTTGGGCTGACCTTACTCAGGCTGATGTTTACTTTAGGTTGTATTGATAGGGAGAGTTAGGCATCAAAATTGGAGACCTTGAGGATTTTGTGGAGTTGTTGACGTTTGGGGAAGGTCTGTATGTGGTGATCCAGAAGAGGCAATTTTTCGGTGGTGCCAAGTCTTTCAAGGAAAAGGACACAAGAAGTATTCTTGGCAACCTCATCATGCCCCATACCAGTCTGTGACACCACATTACCTGACACGTTCATCGCCTCCACACGTCGCGTGGCTTGAATTGCATCATGGAGCTTATCAGGAAATGACCTTGGAAAGCCGGGATTGCGACATCGGGGCtaaaggtggtggtgggggcGGAAAGAGAAGCACGTGTGGGAGGCGCGACATGGTTTTCGAAGAATTTGAGAGATTTTTGTTTTGGTGGTTTGAAATGATCCGTCATTCACCAATACTCCCCTCCCTTAAACCACCACACGGCTTATCTGCATAGATAGTGCATGTGGGAATGAACTACGACTACTACCTTGGTATGTGCAATTGGTCTTGCTGCCATCGGTTTGTGTCAGGTTTTTCCCTGTCACTGACAATTATCTTGTCTCATCTTAGTCCCCTAAATTTTTCATAGCCACAGCCCACAGTGAGCCACCGTGGCCAAGTGTGGATTCTTTACTTCAAACCCTCTTTTAGCCACAGCACACCATCTCTAGATCCGGGTCAGGAGGTTTGGAGATTGAAAAAGTAATGAGCTTGGATAAATCCGACGGAGTACTTTGACATACATTACCGTACAGTTTCATGCGGGCGTGTCCTTTTTTATTACTtggactactgtactgctCCTTTTGACACAGGTTATATCAATCTGGGGATAAGCAAGGTCAAGCCACACGACGTCGGACACAATGGAATTAATTATTCGACCGGGAAAAGACTACGATTAAAACTACAGTTTTGAAATTAAATATCCGCTGGAGGTAGAATCAGACGCCCGCTGTGGCTTCGGTTGTGGCTTAGCATGCCCTAGGTATTGGCCTCTGTACAAACTTGGACAAGAGCCATGACATTCTAGCAAGACCGGTTATTACAACTTGTGGCTTCTCATTCAGTATTATACAGTATCCACCATAGAATTGAAAACACAGCAAGCAGCTAAATCACAATCCCGTCGTCTGCTTCCTTCTCAAAACATTGTTGAAACGATTGAGCATCAATGAGTGAGTTCTTCATCCTGCTTACGGGCAATAGATCCGCATAAGACAACGTACAGCGGCATTAAGATATTTGACTTGCATCGAACAAGAGCGATAGAGCTCACAAggacagaaacagacaacCTACTGTATATTCAGGTGTGGCTTCCTTGCCGCTTCTTCAACTCTACAAATACTTTCTTTAACAGCATAAGTCAATCGGACCCGGAGTACTTACCATGCTGGCAAGCCacttccagaagaagctcagTTCCAGTAGACTGAGACTCGATATTTTGCTACTTCTACACTTTATTGCTGTGTTAATGATCCACGGAATCGTTTTTATCCTTCAGATATCCACGGAGCTCGTATTATCAATGATGACAGTGCAAAGATCCTTAGGGCGCACTCCCTTATTTCTGCGTGAGACTGATGATGATttagctacaagtagtagcAACCACTAACAGTCTGTATAAATGGAACACAGAGAACTCAATGATCTTATTgacaatgtacttgtactcataaGTGTTCGTACGCCTCGAACAAGATCAGGCAACATACCAATGTGGGTCGATATTAACAGAACTGGGAGTAATTAACCCACCAAAGCACGGCAGAGACGTAGCCCCACCAGCACGGATTTCCCCAACTGTACTCTACAACCACCAGCTGTCTACAAAACTGTTTCGTCATACCAACCAAATCTATATTTTATCTACCTACTCTCTAAGTTCGAAGGCTCGCTTCTCCGAGTACGCAgccttgcccttcttcttggcctttcCAGTGTCAAAGCTCTTGGCGCTCTTCAGATCGCGTCCCAGGTTATCGAGGTCCTTGACCTTATAGAGACGCACCAGCCAGTTTTCTGTGGTGTAAGCCTCCTCGAGAGTGTTGAGCTCGATAGGAGTAGGGGGGATCCACTGGTTTCGAACTCGGTCAGGCTTTTGTGTGCCCTCCGCGAACCGGTAGTACGACATTTTGTACATGAGCGAGTTCTTCATGGCCTCGGACGCCTTGTCGTCAACCTTGTACTCGCCAGCAGGAGTGAAGTAGTTTCgctccttgatctcgtcagGCCAAATGCCCTCGGCGATTCGCACCATCCACAGGAacttgttgatgtcgtCTCCGGAGTAGCCAAGATGGCCGCCGAAGATGACAAGAACGTAATCCACATCGTGCTGGCGCAGGATGGGGTACgccacctcctcggagGAAGACATAGCCTTGCCAACAGTAGCAATGTGGGTATTGTTCCACGTGTTGTTATCCACAAGAGTGGTTCGGTCGGCCATTCCTCCAATCTGGTAGCCGTAATCCCACCAGGACATGATTCGAGCATCCTCGGGGGTGTTCATTCGAAGCCAGTAGTAAGCCTCTCGGTAGTCATCAATGAGATGCTGAGAGCCGTCCGGCATTCGAGAGGCAAGAACAACGGAGGGTGAAGAGTAAGCGTTAGAAGTGACCCAGGTGCAATGGTAGACAAACATACCAAGGTAAAAGAGGAAGGAGACAATCACGGCTCCCTTggcaacaagaccaagggTGAACTTGGCGGCCTTGTCGACAGTctcgtcatcctcgtcatcctcaACAACTTCACCAGGCTTCTCGTGACCGAGAGGCTGATACTTAGGAACCAGAACAGTGTCGCCCTTAGTCTTGGTAGAGAAGTCACCGTAGACGTCAAGCAGGGTGGAGATGGCAATAGCAGCGGACACACAGATGACAGGAGTCAGAGTGAGCATGAGTCGCACCATGACACCGGCAAAGTATGAACCGAGAATGGAGTACACAATGACAAAAATGTGCTCGTCTCGCAGCTCCTGGAAGATGAGGTAGACACCAGCAGGGAAGAGCCAGATGAGCATCTGGGTGTCAAAGAAGAAAGCAGGCCAGGCAGTAGGCTGGTGCTCGGAGACAGAGGCAATAATGGGAATGTGGATCTTGGCGTAGCCGGTATCCCAGAGGGAGTAGAATCGGCCGGTCCAGGGAGCAATGACACCAGAGACAGTGAGACCCACGAGGCCAGCGAAGGCAATAGCAATGAGACCCACCAGAGACAGACCGACGGTGTACTTGAACTGCTTGGGGGTGACCTGGCTCTTGATGTAGTTGGCAAAAGCGGCCAGCTGAACCAGTCCAAAGACACCTAGAGCAGCCATGTGCTCAGAGGACCGGATGGGTAGGAAACCCACAAAAGGAATCTGCATGGAGGCGAGTGTACCCAGCGCATACCATGTGCTGTAGGCCACGTAGATTCGGTCATTGTATCGGCCCATGAGGATGAGCACAAACACATGAAGAGGGATCATATTAGTGATAAACACGTATCCTCCCCAGGCGGCGACCATGTAGAAATAAAAGGCAGCACAGACAGCACCCCAGAAAGCTGACCCCATCTTGAGGGCCTTGATCCAGGTGTAGAAGGTGATCATGAGCAGGAAAATGGCAATTGCCTCGTTATCGTAGGATCCAGCGACAGATCGAGAAATGTATCCGGGGGCAATACCGATGAAGGCAGCGGCCAACAGACCGGCACTCTGGTCCTTCATCTCACTGGTGAACAGGTAGGTGGCGTAGGCCGTGAGGCCCGAGAAGGCGGGTGCCATCATGACACAAATGTTTCGAATGTCAATGGGCAGGGCCACCATTCGCAGCAGCTTGTGGATGACACCAGAGGTGACCATGAGACCGGGGTAGAGGGTACCTCCAGTGACTCGGCCAAGAGGGTACCATGTCTTGTCGTCGAACCAGTTGAGGAACTTGTAGTAACTGTTGTTGACCAGATACTTGGAGGCTCGGAAGTTGAACCAAGGGTCAAACTCGTGGATGATGGACTCAAACCGAATCACCGAAAACAGACGCGACGAAACCGCAGCGCCAGCAATCGTCAGCAGAATACTcaccttgagcagcaggttgaTCGACTTGACTGTCGAGGCTGATAACTGCAtcgtggtggtgttgtgtgttgtggACAATAATGCTGATGTGATTTACTTCATCAACGTCATGCTTCAAGGTACGTGTCCTGATTAGGGTTCAGATTATGTAACATGGATGGTGGGAGGCTCAATGGGGACATGCCGGGGTTGAATTACGTCTTGAAAACAGCAGATCTGTATAATATTGTATACAAAGCAGCAGGGATTCAAACCTGTATCCATTGCTCTCCATTGAAGCCTTCATGAACCACTAGTTTGGCTCCTGTATTTTTCCATCGCTGCGCGCGAAGTTAGTTCGAGacaacttgtacagtatggaCATACAGGTACACTTTTCGCATCAACGAATCTAAACGAAGGCGATCCTTGGTGCTTTTAGAATGAATGATGGAAAGATGAATAAATGAACAATTGATGAAAAGGATCCGCCACCAAACAAACAATAATTCATTGGGTGAGATGGATGGATATTGCCACCGTTATGTTGACATCACctttttcatttttctcTGTACATTTGCGGGGTGAAGTGAGGGAAGTGAGGGAAGTAAGGGAGGTGAGGGGGGTGATGTTTGTGCAATTGGGGTGTAAAGTATAGCTACTATATATGTAGAAGCAAACACCCTTCTCATACAGAATAATCATCCATCATGTTTAACAGCGTATTACACGTTCTTATGGTCTTCCAAGTTTCGGATTCAGTAACCTTATTAAAACAGCAAgtaatacttgtacagtcAACTGATTCCCACATTAGGCTCCAGGATGTCATCTCCAATATGCAGTTTGAAATAACACACATCTAattacacacacacacacagcacAACAATACAAACCAACCATGGACACAGACAGCGCAATGGCTTCGAACGAGGGTATTCCATCTCTGGAAGAACTCAAGGCGTTTGAGACCGACACGCAACTTTTCCGAGCCCTGGACTTCGCCGAAATGGATGTGCATCAGCAGCTTATCCAGTTAAAGACTGCAATTGAGAAAGTAGGCGGACATGAAGAGACAGACAGGGTCCATGAGACtggagaggaagaggtAGAGGTGGAAGAGCCTGGAGAGTGTTCTAGCGACCCTATTACTGTCGAGGAAGACAATGAGGCTTCAGATGCCATGGATAAAGACACCCCCAGTGAGATGGACACAGGAAAGGAGCCTGCAACTGAGACCGACGAGGCCGAACAGCGACCGATAGAGACCGACAACTCTGACATGATTATCgcagatgaagaggagacTAGCGCTGCACAGGAGGACCCAGAAAAATCTGCCTCGGCAACACTGTTCCCTgacatcatcaagaacgCCAACTTCTTCATAATCATGGCTCTCCTGCAGCTATCCAAAGGACGCATCATTGATGCTGAGCAGACCATTCTCAGAAGCAGCTCTTTCCCATTTCTGTCGCAGTTTACAGCTCCTGCA includes:
- a CDS encoding uncharacterized protein (Compare to YALI0B16368g, highly similar to uniprot|P52917 Saccharomyces cerevisiae YPR173C Vacuolar protein sorting-associated protein VPS4 (END13 protein)); the protein is MATVDFLSKALEIVRKAIEADNASKYEEAHELYVNGLDYFIKAIKYEKNPKSKELLRQRITEYFSRAEQLKEHLDKQKSKPAAQAAKQGGGANGGAGSGDDDNDTKKLRGALAGAILNEKPNVKWEDIAGLEAAKQALKEAVILPVKFPYLFTGKRKPLSGILLYGPPGTGKSYLAKAVATEANSTFFSVSSSDLVSKWMGESERLVKQLFAMARENKPSIIFIDEVDALCGPRGEGESEASRRIKTELLVQMNGVGNDASGVLVLGATNIPWQLDAAIRRRFERRIYIALPDAEARARMFEINVGNTPCALTQKDFRTLAEMTDGYSGHDVAVSVRDALMQPIRKIQEATHFKPVEIDGVTKYTPCSPGDPQATELNWMELEDGTVLEPELTLKDFIKAVKSTRPTVNNDDITRHEDFTNDFGQEGN
- a CDS encoding uncharacterized protein (Compare to YALI0B16390g, similar to Saccharomyces cerevisiae ARG2 (YJL071W); ancestral locus Anc_1.301, weakly similar to uniprot|P40360 Saccharomyces cerevisiae YJL071w ARG2 acetylglutamate synthase), which produces MLRSSRITAGTCVSRGWHSYTTKTPTKTAIPPAAKSSNEAKDLILSVLQSAATKREAKTYISRYAPLTGVELQKKKEGLVQRLLGVGKEQDNKEIENLTGHAPEGLLGDSEGTLRVAIIKIRDIKSIEDDLIAQMGETIARLSRLGVSPIVVVDAGKARNDFLKLDNKPFRHYQKLILQKVFKISDAIDAASPDVGARPIEGLFSMNKKGLRLAMPQMLMHPLSHGKVPVLAPLAYDDVTSEEKLVMADDVVHFLTQKLAEVPANILSVEKIIFVDPLGGIPSVERSGAHVFVNLKQELSDIAAELHMGFIPPAQREVHLANLKAMHKALKFLPPTASGLITTPAVAAIPSVGRNPIIYNVLTDRPVISPSLPVELKKTPTLETTLLREGMPVITLKSDKGLNLITEHEKGNIDLDRLWHLIEDSFGRRIDKQHYLNRVNGKIAGIIIAGDYEGAAIITWEDIDPVKAQEDRDAADRAAAEAAAAYAAGIPLPSPPLYQKLGDAVPLNPNQVAYLDKFAVLKRSQGSSSVADVVFKGMVMSQFPNELLWRSRKNNPVNKWYFDRSKGSFKIPGSEWCMFWTGRKTREQYLERFVDICTRIEPSLREEL
- a CDS encoding uncharacterized protein (Compare to YALI0B16412g, similar to uniprot|P40445 Saccharomyces cerevisiae YIL166c similarity to allantoate permease DAL5P P10.2.f5.1): MPEKHDLADASDISSPSDSPEYSYNETKGGSPLNGSVHEYSGSIDDLDEERLQELLVNNGAGTNSKNRRNIFENKKIAEHFAELYEDAEYECRHLFKPDFEWETKEEKKLVRKLDWYVCFWACIMFAGLQIDRGNIGQALSDGILGDLGMDTNDYNYGQTIFLLSFMCAEIPSQLVSKKLGPDRWVPTQMVLWSIVACCQAAVQSRGPYLALRSLMGILEGGFIPDLVLWLSYFYTSKELPIRLGFFWAAYILTQILTSLLAFGLLRIKTDAIQEGWRWLFLIEGLITFCIGVASYFKMPASAAQTKTWFRKKGWFTEREELIVVNRVLRDDPYKGDMHNRAAITPKKLWTCLCDYHLWPIYAIGIMLYIPPTPVASYMTLNLRHLGFSTFNTNLLTIPYLALELCMLLLVTKMSEVLNERALVCLAQPLWILPCIAILRFWSGAQIDIWGTWAVTTVLLGYPYVHAIVVAWTSRNSNTVSTRTVASAMYNMCVQAGNVMATNIYRNDDKPLYKRGNTQLFAINIACIVLLILVKIYYVSVNNYRDKKWAAMTKEEQVAYLRTTKDRGNRRLDFRFAH
- a CDS encoding uncharacterized protein (Compare to YALI0B16434g, similar to Saccharomyces cerevisiae STT3 (YGL022W); ancestral locus Anc_4.98, similar to uniprot|P39007 Saccharomyces cerevisiae YGL022w STT3 oligosaccharyl transferase subunit singleton), producing the protein MQLSASTVKSINLLLKVSILLTIAGAAVSSRLFSVIRFESIIHEFDPWFNFRASKYLVNNSYYKFLNWFDDKTWYPLGRVTGGTLYPGLMVTSGVIHKLLRMVALPIDIRNICVMMAPAFSGLTAYATYLFTSEMKDQSAGLLAAAFIGIAPGYISRSVAGSYDNEAIAIFLLMITFYTWIKALKMGSAFWGAVCAAFYFYMVAAWGGYVFITNMIPLHVFVLILMGRYNDRIYVAYSTWYALGTLASMQIPFVGFLPIRSSEHMAALGVFGLVQLAAFANYIKSQVTPKQFKYTVGLSLVGLIAIAFAGLVGLTVSGVIAPWTGRFYSLWDTGYAKIHIPIIASVSEHQPTAWPAFFFDTQMLIWLFPAGVYLIFQELRDEHIFVIVYSILGSYFAGVMVRLMLTLTPVICVSAAIAISTLLDVYGDFSTKTKGDTVLVPKYQPLGHEKPGEVVEDDEDDETVDKAAKFTLGLVAKGAVIVSFLFYLGMFVYHCTWVTSNAYSSPSVVLASRMPDGSQHLIDDYREAYYWLRMNTPEDARIMSWWDYGYQIGGMADRTTLVDNNTWNNTHIATVGKAMSSSEEVAYPILRQHDVDYVLVIFGGHLGYSGDDINKFLWMVRIAEGIWPDEIKERNYFTPAGEYKVDDKASEAMKNSLMYKMSYYRFAEGTQKPDRVRNQWIPPTPIELNTLEEAYTTENWLVRLYKVKDLDNLGRDLKSAKSFDTGKAKKKGKAAYSEKRAFELRE
- a CDS encoding uncharacterized protein (Compare to YALI0B16456g, no similarity) translates to MDTDSAMASNEGIPSLEELKAFETDTQLFRALDFAEMDVHQQLIQLKTAIEKVGGHEETDRVHETGEEEVEVEEPGECSSDPITVEEDNEASDAMDKDTPSEMDTGKEPATETDEAEQRPIETDNSDMIIADEEETSAAQEDPEKSASATLFPDIIKNANFFIIMALLQLSKGRIIDAEQTILRSSSFPFLSQFTAPAARVVNALMKDNFETAYADLKLITEKNKDLTVAWATEQAFMGVQQLAHQMLIGCYKVVRVDAVKILLHMEELTQLQDEWEEFEQDGVSYLKRRDDREHGSGYQLQLQELVAITQQLQHKGLYDEVK